The sequence TACTGGCCCAAAGCTACAAGAACCTGGAAATCGTATTTGTAGACGACGGCTCGACCGACGACACGCCGAAGGTGGTCCAGTCCTTCAAGGACGCGGTTCGATATTTTCGGAGGGACAGGCCGAGCGGTGGACCTTTCATCCCCCGCAATGTCGCCATTCGCGCGTCCAGAGGTCGGTACATCGCTCTGATCGACGCGGACGACCGCTGGCTCCCTGAGAAGCTGGACCGCCAGATGGAAGTCTTCGGCCAAAACCCGGATCTCGGGCTGGTGTACTCGGACTCGTACTGCTACCGTGAAGGCCGTCGCATCTCTCGATGCTTCGACGTGGCCCCGCCCCACCGAGGCCATGTCTTCCCCGATCTCCTGGTCCGCAACTTTATTCCAGGGCTGACGCCTGTGATTCCCCGATCGGTCTTCGATGCCATCGGACTATTCGATGAACGATTCCGCACCGCGGGTGACTACGAGTATTGGATCCGCGTGTCACGGCACTACCCGGTCGATTTCGTCGGGGCGCCCTTGGCCGAATACAGACTTCATGCCGACAACCTCAGTTGGGTCTACGTGGAACTCCAATACCAGGAAGTGATGACCATCTTTCAGGATCTTCTGCGCGAGCATCCCCGGAGGATCGCGCCCCACAAGGCCGTGATCTTGGAACACTGGCCGAAGTGGCACCGCGCGATGGCGCGTCATCATTTCCGGAAAAGAAAAATGGGCCTTGCCGTTTTATTCTACTCGAAATATGTGTTGAAGATCCTTCCCGGCGGGTCGCCCTCCAATAACATCCGGAGCGCCGCATCGGCAAACTGAAAGTAAGGCGAAAAGAAAGCGGCAGCCCTCAGATTTCCGAACCCCCACACCAAGGTACTCAGGTCGCGCGCAGGGAGTCGAACCAGGATCGGGTCGCTTCCTGGATCTTCTCCGCTGTCCAAACGGGTGCGTCCCGCCAGTCTTCAATTCGTTCCAAGACTCTCCTCACCCCTTCCGCAAAGCTCACCAGCGGTTCCCAACCCAACAACTCTCGAACCCGAGCAATATCCGCATGCGTACAGTCCGGCTCCCCGGGTCTTCGGGGCAGACGGACCTTCGGCCCTCCTCCCAGCAGACCAACCAATTCATTGACACTGTGGCATTGCCCGGTTCCAATATTCAGGGGCACCCCCGAGAGATCCGATTCCGCGGCTTGCAGAAACGCCCGAGCGACATCCGTCACATAGGTGAAATCGCGCGTTTGGGTCCCGTCTCCCACCACTGTGAAGGGCTTGCCGTTCAGCTTCTGGGCCAGGAATACGCCGAAGACCGCGCCATAGGCGCCGGTGGTTCGCGATCTCGGTCCGAAAACGTTAAACAGCCTCAAGGACACGGCCGGCATCTTGTAGACTTCCGCCCAATGGAGAACAATCTCCTCGCCCAGCCACTTGGTCAGGGCGTAGGGGTATCGGGGACGGATGGGCGCCGTTTCCGGCGTAGGGTATGCGTCCGGGATCCCGTAGCACGAGGAGGAAGCCGCGTACAGGAATCGCTTCACCCGCGCAGCCCTCGCCGCCTCCATCACGGCCAGAGTCCCATCCACGTTGGAGTGAAAGTAGGCCGATGGGTTCTCCACCGAGGGCACAATGTCCGCCAATCCCGCCAAATGGAACACCCAATCGACCCCCTTGAAGAGCGGCAGGATCTCGACCGCGGCCGCAATGTCCTTTTCCCACACCCGGACCTTCCCGGCCATTGGATTCTTCCCCAGATTGTCCCGACGACCGGTGCAGAAGTTGTCAAGGACATCGACCTCGTGTCCTGCGGCCAGCAGAGAGTCAACCAAATGGCTCCCGATGAAGCCCCCGCCCCCGGTCACCAGTGTCCGCATGTTAGCCCTATCGATTCGGCTTCCAGTTCAGAGCTTCCCAAGGCTAAAGCGACCTTCGAAAACGTCCGAATACTTGTTTGTTAAGCGCATGAACATTGTTGACAAATACAACATTTTGGACTAACCTTCCATAGGGTACCATATCATGTGTTCTTGTACAGGGACGTACATGTGGAAGTCTTCGCAGGCCCGCCCTCTCTCCCCTGCCGGTCATATCGAGAAAATTGAAGCCCTTTGGGAAGTTCCATGAAGTTTCTTTCATGACCCCCGGTTTCGAGGTGGCGTGACCACATCCGCCCGGCCGTACTCCATCGGAACCGCCTTGGTAACGGGCGCGGCCGGTTTTATCGGCTCGAACCTGGTCCGTCTCCTGTCCCAACATGCCGAGAGGATCATAGCCCTTGACAATCTGTCCACTGGGTACCTGGACAACCTCGATGGAATTCCTCGTGTCAAGTTTGTCCAAGGCGATGTCCGTCATCCGATGACCGTACAGCGGGCTGCGGAGGGAGCCGAAGTGATCTTCCATTTGGCGGCGCAGGTTGGAAATCTCCGTTCTCTGGAGGACCCGGTTGCGGATCTCGACGTGAACGTGATGGGCACGGTCCGTCTGCTGGAAGCGGCCAGGAAGATGAAGATACCGAAATTCATCTACTCCTCCTCAGCGGCGATCTTCGGCGAGCCGGTCCGTTTGCCCATTTCCGAATCCCACCCGCTCGCCCCTCCGACTCCCTATGCGGCATCGAAATTGGCGGGTGAGCAGTACGCCCTGTGCTATTCGCAACTGCATGGAATCGGGGTCGTCTGCCTCCGCTATTTCAACGTCTACGGGCCCCACCAGCGATACGATGCCTACGGAAATGTCATTCCGATCTTCGCGAGACGGATGCACGAAGGTGGGCCGCTGAGGGTGTATGGGAGCGGGAAACAAACCCGTGATTTCGTTCACGTGGCGGACGTAGCTCGGGCCAATCTCCTGGCCGCCGTCACCCCGGGCACCCAGGGTGTTTTCAACATCGGAAGCGGAATTCCCACCACCGTGAACGACCTCGTTCACCTCATCCGATCCCTCTCGGGGTCGGGCTGCGAAGTAGAGTACCATCCCGCCAGGCCGGGGGAAGTCCTGCACAGCGTGAGTGACATTTCCGCCGCGAGGTCGGTCCTCGGCTACAGGCCCCACCTTCCTCTTCGGGAGGGTCTGGCGGACTACTTGGCCTGGTCTGCGCGATGCCAGGAGGGGCAGGACCCGGTGAAGGCGGTCACCGCATGAAAGTGCTGATCCTCGGTGGAGGGGGCATGTTGGGTCACAAGCTCTGGCAGCTTTCCCGGAGCCGGTTCGACACCTATGTGACCGTCCGCCAGAGCTTCGAGGTTTACGCTCCCTACCATCTCCTCGAACCTTCCAAAACGAGGACCCACGTGGACGTGGGCCGGATCGAAACCGTTGCGAAAACGTTGGAGGCCGTCGCACCGGATGTGGTGGTCAACTGCGTGGGGGTGCTCAAGCAACTCCCGGAAGCGCGGGACCCGATCCTCAGCATTCATATTAACGCACTCTTTCCCCATCAACTCGCGGCCCTCTGTTCGAGAGTGGACGCCCGCCTGATCCATGTCAGCACCGATTGTATTTTCTCGGGATCCAGAGGGAACTATTCGGAAGACGATCCCGCCGACCCGGGCGACTTGTACGCCAAAACGAAACACCTCGGCGAGGTGGCGGGACCTTCCGTCCTGACGCTCCGCGCATCCTTCATCGGCCGTCAACTCCACCAGAGCCACGGCCTCGTCGAATGGTTCCTGAGCCACCGCGGGGGCAAGGTCCAGGGATATACGAACGTCATCTTCAACGGCCTGACCACCTTGAGCTTGGGCCGATGCATCGCAGATCTGATCGAGCATCATCCGCGCCTGTCCGGGGTCTACCACGTTTCGTCCGATCCCATTAGCAAGCACGACCTCCTGTGCCTCTTGCGCCGGGCCTACGACCTTCCCATACAGATCGAGCCCGCTCACGATATCCGCGTCAACCGGAGCCTCGACTCCCATCGATTCCAATCCGCCACCGGCTTCTCCTCCCCTTCTTGGGCGGAGATGGTTGAAACGATGGCGTCCGACTCCACGCCCTATGACCTGTGGAGGCAGAGCCTTGCTGCTTGACGAAAAACGCATTCTCGTCACGGGGGGGACCGGTTCATTAGGCCAAGCCCTGGTCCGCCGACTGCTGAGCGGCGAAGTCGGCACTCCGGCGCGTATTACCGTCTTCTCCCGGGACGAAGCCAAACAGCACACCATGCGTTTGGAGTACTTCAGGCGGCAAGCAGCCACGGATGAAATTATTTACGAGAAGGCCCGAGAACTCTTGAGGTTCCATGTGGGCGACGTTCGCGACTACTCGGCCGTGCTGGACGCCGTTCGAGAGTCTGAAGTCATCGTACACGCGGCCGCCATGAAACAAGTTCCAACCTGCGAGTACTTCCCGAACGAAGTCATTCGGACGAACGTGCAAGGCGCCCAAAATGTGGTCCGTTCCATCAAGGAAAACCACACTTCCGTGGAAACGGTCGTCGGCGTTTCAACCGACAAGGCCTGCAAGCCGGTCAATATTATGGGAATGACCAAGGCGCTCCAGGAACGGATCTTGATCCAGGCCAATCTCGATGGTCCCCACACGCGATTCGTCTGTGTGCGCTACGGCAATGTGGTCGGCTCCCGGGGATCCGTGGTGCCCCTTTTCCTCGATCAAATCGAACGAGGGGGACCCGTCTCCATCACCGTCCCGGAGATGACCCGATTCCTTCTCAGCCTGGATCGCGCGGTGACCACGGTTTTCGACGCGTTGCGCTACAGCGAGCCCGGTGACACGCTGATTCCCAAGCTCCCAGCGGCCCGGGTCACACAGATAGCCGAGACCCTGATCGACGGAAGGGACATCCCCGTGGTCCATATGGGCATCCGTCCGGGTGAAAAGGTGCACGAGATCCTCATCTCCGAGGAGGAGCGCCACCGAGCAAGCGATCGGAACGAATACTACGTCATCGAGCCCGTTCTGCCTGAACTCCGTCCGAAGTCCGTCCGACCCCCCGCCCTGCGCGCCGAATATTCCTCCCAAGACGTGACTCTGGACGGGAACGGGCTGCGCGCGCTTCTGGCCCCTTACCTGCCGCCCCGAAAGGCCTTCGGCCTGGTCGCATGAGAATCATGACCGTTTTCGGGACGCGTCCCGAAATCATCCGTCTAAGTCTCATTATCCAACGCCTGGACGCTCTGTGCGAGCAAACCCTGGTGCACACCGGGCAGAACTTCGATCCGAACCTGAGCGACGTCTTTTTCCGCGAGCTCGGCCTGCGGCAGCCCGACGTCCATCTCGACGTGCAGACCGGTGATTTCGCCGATCAAGTCGGCCAGATCCTCAGTCGAGTGGGGAAGAGCATGACGCAGGTCAATCCGGATCGCGTGCTGATACTCGGCGACACGAACAGCGGTCTTGCAGCCATCGTCGCCGCCCGGCTAGGAATTCCCGTCTTTCACTTGGAAGCCGGCAACCGATGCTACGACGACCGGGTGCCCGAGGAAATCAATCGTCGCATCATCGACCACTCGAGCAGCATCCTCATGCCCTACACCCATCGCAGCAAGGAAAATCTCCTGCGGGAGGGCATCGATCGCGACCGCATTTTCGTGGTCGGCAACCCCATCTATGAGGTGCTCCAGACCTACGGAGACAGGGCTCAGCCTGACATCGTCCTCAAGCGGCTCGGATTGAACCGGGGCGGCTACTTCTTGGTCACGCTCCACCGCGCGGAGAACGTGAATGACGCGTCCCGCCTGGCGAACATGCTCGACGGGCTGCGCCGGCTTCATGAAAGTTGGGAGGCACCGATCGTCGTCAGCTTGCATCCTCATACGGCCGACCGAATGAGTCGGTACGGATTGCAAACGGATTCGAACGGCATCCGACTGCTCAAGCCGCTCGGCTTCCTCGATTTCGTCGGACTGGAACGCAACAGCAGGTGCGTGCTCACCGACAGCGGCACCGTACAGGAAGAATGCTGCATCCTCGGAATACCCAACGTCACCCTCCGGGACGTCACCGAGAGGCCGGAAACCATCGAGTGTGGGAGCAACATTCTGACCGGCTCAGACCCGGACGCCATCGTCCGAGCGACGTCGGTGGCGCTCCGCTCGCCGGCCGCTTGGCCCGTTCCGTCCGAATATACCACCCCCCAAGCCTCATTCACCGTTGCCAAGATTGTTCTGGGCTACCACCGGGCGGCGCAGGTCTCCGGCGCCCCGGCCTCGTTCGAGCCTCCGAGCAGTGAAGCGTTCGGCTCATGCGCATCGTCTTCCTCCTAGCCGACAGCTCCGGTCCTTTCTCGGAGACGATGCTGGGGTCCGCCCAGATCCTGACCGAGGCGGGCCTGGCGGAGGCCGTCGAAATCGGATATGAGTCCAGCTTCAAGCATCCCTACTATCGCAGCCTTGAAGATCCCGAGGAGTACCGGGATGCCCTTCGGAGACTCGAGGAGGCGGACGTCCTGCTCTGTTCACCCACCCTTCCCGAGAACCTCCCTCCTTTCGGCCCGAGGAAGTGGTCGGAACTCCTGGTCGGGAAGCGCCTGGGTCTCTGCGTTATCGACTACTTTGATCTGACCGCACAACTCATCTCGAAGGAGCAGGCCAAAGAATTTGTCGGAAGGGGCGGTTTCGTCTGCCAAATTCATTCCTCTACGCCCGGCATCGATCTCATCGACCCCGCGCGTCGCCTCACGTACCCGATCCTTTGGCCGGACCCTCTCCGAGGGCGTCCGGATCTCCAGTCGCTGTTGGACCGTTCCCCAAACGAGGGCCCCGTCGTCATCGCCACCATCGGGTTGGATCCCCTCCGGCGCGGACACTGGACATTGGACGGGCCCATCCAGAGAATCCAGGCCGACGGCATCGCCGTGGACCGGACTCGGCTGTTCGGCGTTCCCATATCCAAGATCTTCCCCCAACTCCTGCAGTGCGATCTTCTCTTCGACCGACTGACCGCGAACCACTACCTACCGACTTCGACCGTCTATCTGACCGCCTTCGGCAGGCCCATGCTCATGTCCCACCCGAGCGAGAACCTCATAAACATCATGAAGACCCAGAGTGCGGATTGGCACCCGTGGATCGCCTTTGAACCAGGCGGCCTTGAGAGTGTCCTTCGTGACCTGGTCCGGGATGCGCGGAAACGGGAAGAGATTGGCCGACGCACTCGGAAGTGGTTTCAGGATTTTGTGTGCGGAGGCGCGGGGATGCACGCCTTTGTGGCCGGCTTGGGAAGAATGCCCGTCTACGAACCGCGATGAATCTGGCCGTTCTTCTGACCGCTCCACCCCCAGGCAAGGGCAGCAAAGAAGTTGCAGCCTCCCTGCGGTCGCTGACCCTCGGCTCGGAAAACGGCGCATCCATCCGAGTGAGAAAGATCCTGTTCGCCGCTGGAAACGCCCTCCGACCGAAGCCGTCCGACGCCGTGGCGGTGGAGTGCGACTCCCTGCTTCAAGATTTCGAACTGCCCGCATCGTGCAGCCGCCTGTGGGAGAACCTATCTGCCGTGCCGGACATCGATCTCTTCCTGGTCCTCCAAGCGGGCCAGACCCTCGTCCCGTACTGGCGGGACCAACTTCCAGCCTCGTCAGGCCGACTCCCCGAGGCGGACGCCCTGACCGGCGTCTATTTCGTTCGACACCCAGGACTCGGACAGAGAGTCGTGGGTCAACGGCCCGCTACGCTGCCCTTCCCTCCAATCACAGAGAAAGGGGAATGTCTCCCCTTCTTCCTGACCCGAAAAGGCCTCCGGCGCCTTCAGACGACACCGCACCCCTCCGATCATCATCCTCTGTTCGCCCCCTGCTATCACAGGCGCATCCTCTGGGGCCGGATGGGAACCCTGCCCATCGGATTCGTTTTCTGGAACGGGCCTCTCGAGGTTTTCGGCCGGCTTTCGGCGGGGAGGTCCGCCGACGACCAGCTCAATCGAATCATCCGATCGGGCGTCCGACACTTCATCGGCAAGAATCCCGCACGGGCTCACAAGACCTTCCTGCAAACCAACGGGGTGTTCAAGTACGGCCGGCGGGAGAAATTGCACCCCTACGGATGGATCTTCGAGAAGTTTCACCACAATCTCCATCGAGCGCACACTGAGATGGACTTGGGAAATTGGGAGGAAGCGCACCATCTGTTTTCATCGGGACTGGTCACGTGCGGCATGCTTCAGCATTGCGTGGAGGTGGTTGAGACATTCGATCTCTGCTTGCGCGTCCGCGGTTGGACCGATATGGCCATAGCCTTTCGTGAGGAATATTTCTTTCGGCTCCCGCTCGTTGTCCGCCGGTATCCGATCGACCACTTCCCACGGCTGAGCGTGACATCCCTTCCACACCCGTTCGTCCTCCAGGGCCAGATCCGTGACATGCTGAGGCATGCGGGAAGCCTGGCGGCCCTTACGAAACACCTTGTCAGAACGGTCCATCGGTTGCCGGAGCCGCGGAGGCATCAGATTGCATTTCGTTGCGCCGGATCCGAAGCCAAGCGACTGCTGGAATCCACGGGGAACGTCATCCCGGCGGACGTTCCCATCGGGGATTCAAATGAGGCAAAACGGTCGGACACGATTTGCGGGCATCCCGTCCTTTCCCCCGAAGAAGCCCTGGCCCACAATCCGAGTCTGATCGTCTACCTTACCCCCGGGCTGCCGAACGATTTGGCGGCAGAAATCGTCCGAAATCTGAAGGCCGGAAGACAGGTCTGGCACCCCCTGCTCGTCGACTGTTCCGAGGCCCTTCGCCCCCGAAAGCCGCTCCGCTAAGTACCCGAACGGAAGTCTTTGGAGATGCTCACCCCGTTCGCGGAGCCTGAAGGCTCCGCTTCGGATAGGACGATTTGTAGCAGAGCCTTTAGGCTCTGCAAGTGGATGTGCACAAAGGATCCGCCGCCGTTCCGAGACTCACCGAAGCAACTCCGCATTTTCTCTGAGAAAGGTCGTGCCGATTCGCGCGGGGTGATCCCGACAGGGATGACCGGCCGGGAAGATCGCGCGGAAGGACCTGCGGAGATCTTCCTCCTGTTCGGTGGTTCTCCAGGCGCCGTCCAGTCGGTCGATCATCTCTTGAACCACGGCCAAGATCTCCTCCGGGGTATTCTGGACCACCTCGACCCCTGCCTTGACGTAGTCTTGGGTGTACTGCCAGTTATCGGCGCCCAGACGCACCATCTCTCGAAAGGTCAGAAACCGCTTTTCCATGATGGACCAAAGTTTCTTCGGAACGAACAGGTCCTTCGAACCCACCGGTACGAATCGCAAGGGAACCACGTTCGTCTTGACGGTGGGCACATTGAAAATGTAGGAGATGCAGATGATACCCGACTCACTGCCCAGGAAAAACCGGCATTTGGCGGCGAGGTAGATATCTCCGAAATCGGTCCGCCCGCGGTTGGCGTAGTCGAAAACATGCTCTTGGCCCGGCGGCAGGGAACCTTCGACCACGTAGCCGACCCGAATCGCCTGATGCCCTTTCCCCGTCAGAAACTTCGCCGCAGGAAAGAAGTGGCTCAAGTCACAGTCTCGGTAGTCGTGGTAGCTCCACTCCGCGCGAGACTTGTACGGATGGATCTTGTCCAGGTACGCCTTGTCGCGAGCGTGGACACAGACAAAGGGGACATCGGGAGCCGCTCCCATGTTCGCCAGCGTCTCTCTCCCTCGTCTTTCTTCCTCCGCGGTGAACGAAAGCTGGGGGACGGACCCGTGGAACTCGTGCAACCAACTGTCAAAAGGCCTGAAATGATCAACCCAGCCGTTCCATGATCGGAACGGGGAAAGCAGCGGATCGTGTCGCATCGCCTCGTACACTTGAACGAGGAAGGGGCTCTCCACGACAGGCAGCTTTCGCTTGATCATGGCCAACAACTGGCGGTTGGAAGGCTCACGGGTCACGAAGACGTAGCGGCCCCTGTTCCATTCCTTTCCCGAAGCTTTCCTTCTTAGGAAGAGCTCCGTCACCGTTGCGAAGGGGCCGATCCTGCCCGAAGGGATTTTGCCGATTCTCAAGTCCACGAACCATCGTACCGCGCTGAACCCCAGTCGGCCCACCAGGCCCACCGCCAAGTACAGCGGGCGCATGGGGGGCCAGAGGCCACAGCGCCAGCAAGCCCTGCGAATCCTCCACAGAAGGGACGGCGGTTGAGCCGCCTTGAACGCCTGATATCCCCTGCGGATGCTCCCGAGCGGAAATCGGCTCATGGTGTGCTCTCGGATCGAGAGGGAAACGGGACTCCCGCCGCAGGGCGGCCACCCGCTCCTGCTTTCACCGGGGGCGACAAGTCGGCTACTCTCAAGATGTGGTCGACCGCCGCGGAGAGGTCCGGAACATGACGATCCGCCCCAAGGGCGCCGCTATAGTCCCGCTCGATGAGAACTGTAGTGCAACCGGCCGAACGCCCCGCGCCGATATCTCTCCATCGATCGCCGATGAGGAAAGACCGGCGGCAATCAAGATCCCAGCAGCGCGCAGCCTGATGGAGAAGACCCGGTCGGGGCTTGTGACAGACACATCCCTGCGACGGTTCATGCGGGCACACATAGATACCGTCAACGGACAACTCCTTTTCCAGTCGGCGGTGCATCTGATGGAGAATTTCCGGGTCCAGCTCGCCTCTTGCGAGTTCCGGCTGGTTCGTGACCACCAGGGCGAGAAATCCCGCTCGCCGGATTCGGGCCACTTCTTCCTTCGCGCCGGCCACCAGAACAAACTCTTCCAGCGTCAACGGGGCGGAAGGCCGGCCCCGCCGAAAAACGGGCTCAATCAGCACCCCGTCCCGGTCAAAGAACACCGCTCTTTTCATGATATTCGATGAAAGGGGGCCGTCATGCCTCATTCGCGGCCGGCGGTCGGACGTTCCCTCGTGTTCGGACCATCGTGGCCGCGCTCAGGAACGACCGTTCAGGAGGTTGAGCCGCCGGCGCACATTCTCATCAGGCAGGCTGGAGAGATCGAGTCGTCGCATGGAGTAGATCTCCGACTTGTTGATTTCCGGAATCAGAGTCGAAAACTCCGGACTGGCCCAGGGGTCATGACGCGCGCTGATGGTTTTTCCCGTCAATCCCCGCGCCTGTTCCGATAGAAGGTACCGGACGCATTCAACCGGAACCTGCATCGGAACCGACCCCTCACGCAGTTTCTTTTCCGTTTCGTCGTACTGCGGGCCGGCCCGCTCCCGCCCTGCCCGCAAAGTGCGTTCGTGAATTTCCGTGGCCACGAATCCCGGGGCCACGGCATTGACGGCGATGCCCCTGGGCGCCAGCTCCGCCGCCACGTTCTCCGTCAGGCGGATGACGGCCGCTTTCGAGGCCGCGTAGGCGCTGTAGTTGGGGAAGGGATGGAAGGCCCCCCCCCCGGAGAAGTTGATGATCCGCGGCGATCTCTCCCGAACCATGAGAGGAACCGTGTGTTTGATCATGAAGAAGGTCCCGAAGAGATTGACTTCAAATGTTCTCGTCCACTCCTCCGATTCCACCGAAATCGCCGGGCCGATGGCCCCGAACCCGCCCGCGCAATTGATCAGCGCGTCCACCCAGGCCGTGTGTTTTCGGATCTCCTCCGCGAGGGTCTTGACCTGCGGCTCGCGCGAGACGTCACAGACAAAAGCCGTGGTACCGGGGAGGCCCCGGACGACCTCCTCCAACCGATTCACCCGCCGCGCGCACAGGTAGAGGACGTGGCCGTCGGCGGCCAGCGACCGGGCAAGCGCCGCGCCAATTCCGGAACTTGCGCCGGCGATCACGATGTGACGGCGATCAGACACGCCCCTCACCCATCGCAATCAACTCAAATCCGTTCCGCCGCGCCTCGGCCCGCTTGAGAATCCCCACGCAGTCGATGATGAGCCGGCGTCGCATCCTCCGGCCGACGGCGGCATAGTCGGTGGCGACAAACTCATCCCAATCACAGGTCACCAGCAGGCAGTCCGCTCCTTCAACAACACCCAAAGCATCACGCTCAACCGCCAGGCCTTCGAAACCGCCGGGAAGGCCCGCCACCGGATCGTATACTCGAAGTTCCGCCCGGCCTTGTAAATCATGGAGAACCCGGACGGCAAAAGAATTCCGCGTCGATTGGGTATTCTTCTTGTAAGCCAAACCCCATACGCCGATCTTGGGAGGGGAGGCGTGCGGAAAGACGCGCGCGCTCAATTGCCTGTGTACCCACCGATATCGATCCCGATTGTGGTCCAGGATGCAGCGAACCAGGCCCGTTTCGACTCCGTTCTCCCGGCTCGCGGTTTCCAGTCGGGACAGATCCCGTTCGATATTCCCTCCGGCAATGCCGAGACTCGGTCGAAGGTAGGCGTGGGGGCCGATCCGACGGTCGGATCTGAGAACCGCGATGACGTCCTGCATGCTGGCTCCCGTCGCCTCGCAAAGGTCTGCCATGTGATTGGAAAAAGTGACCGAAAGGGCGAGGAAGTAGTTGACGGCCGCCTTCGACAACTCGGCGCTTTCGTAGGACATGACTTGGACCGGGCAAGCGAAGTGCGACACAATGGATTGCAACCGCTGAGGCAACGCCTCATCGGGGTGCTCACAACCCAAGAGGACCCGTTCCGGACGGAGACTCCGTTCCACAGCTTGTCCGATTACCAAAGTCTCCACCCAATTGAACAGTTCAAAGGTGAGACCGGGTCTGGACGCGCAAATGGTATCCTTGAGTTCACGCGTGTAGCCCGTGGGAACCTGACTCATCAGAAGAAGCAGGGTTCCGTCGGCAAGTTGAGGGATGACCTTGACCACCAGTTCATCAAGTTTGGAGAGGGCCGAATGGGAATCGGGGCCGCTCCCGGTGTCCAGGGA comes from Nitrospirota bacterium and encodes:
- a CDS encoding TIGR04372 family glycosyltransferase, coding for MSRFPLGSIRRGYQAFKAAQPPSLLWRIRRACWRCGLWPPMRPLYLAVGLVGRLGFSAVRWFVDLRIGKIPSGRIGPFATVTELFLRRKASGKEWNRGRYVFVTREPSNRQLLAMIKRKLPVVESPFLVQVYEAMRHDPLLSPFRSWNGWVDHFRPFDSWLHEFHGSVPQLSFTAEEERRGRETLANMGAAPDVPFVCVHARDKAYLDKIHPYKSRAEWSYHDYRDCDLSHFFPAAKFLTGKGHQAIRVGYVVEGSLPPGQEHVFDYANRGRTDFGDIYLAAKCRFFLGSESGIICISYIFNVPTVKTNVVPLRFVPVGSKDLFVPKKLWSIMEKRFLTFREMVRLGADNWQYTQDYVKAGVEVVQNTPEEILAVVQEMIDRLDGAWRTTEQEEDLRRSFRAIFPAGHPCRDHPARIGTTFLRENAELLR
- a CDS encoding glycosyltransferase, whose protein sequence is MKGGRAPEVTVIIPGYNCARYVRECIETILAQSYKNLEIVFVDDGSTDDTPKVVQSFKDAVRYFRRDRPSGGPFIPRNVAIRASRGRYIALIDADDRWLPEKLDRQMEVFGQNPDLGLVYSDSYCYREGRRISRCFDVAPPHRGHVFPDLLVRNFIPGLTPVIPRSVFDAIGLFDERFRTAGDYEYWIRVSRHYPVDFVGAPLAEYRLHADNLSWVYVELQYQEVMTIFQDLLREHPRRIAPHKAVILEHWPKWHRAMARHHFRKRKMGLAVLFYSKYVLKILPGGSPSNNIRSAASAN
- a CDS encoding SDR family oxidoreductase; the encoded protein is MKVLILGGGGMLGHKLWQLSRSRFDTYVTVRQSFEVYAPYHLLEPSKTRTHVDVGRIETVAKTLEAVAPDVVVNCVGVLKQLPEARDPILSIHINALFPHQLAALCSRVDARLIHVSTDCIFSGSRGNYSEDDPADPGDLYAKTKHLGEVAGPSVLTLRASFIGRQLHQSHGLVEWFLSHRGGKVQGYTNVIFNGLTTLSLGRCIADLIEHHPRLSGVYHVSSDPISKHDLLCLLRRAYDLPIQIEPAHDIRVNRSLDSHRFQSATGFSSPSWAEMVETMASDSTPYDLWRQSLAA
- a CDS encoding NAD-dependent epimerase/dehydratase family protein, coding for MTTSARPYSIGTALVTGAAGFIGSNLVRLLSQHAERIIALDNLSTGYLDNLDGIPRVKFVQGDVRHPMTVQRAAEGAEVIFHLAAQVGNLRSLEDPVADLDVNVMGTVRLLEAARKMKIPKFIYSSSAAIFGEPVRLPISESHPLAPPTPYAASKLAGEQYALCYSQLHGIGVVCLRYFNVYGPHQRYDAYGNVIPIFARRMHEGGPLRVYGSGKQTRDFVHVADVARANLLAAVTPGTQGVFNIGSGIPTTVNDLVHLIRSLSGSGCEVEYHPARPGEVLHSVSDISAARSVLGYRPHLPLREGLADYLAWSARCQEGQDPVKAVTA
- a CDS encoding HAD family hydrolase, which produces MKRAVFFDRDGVLIEPVFRRGRPSAPLTLEEFVLVAGAKEEVARIRRAGFLALVVTNQPELARGELDPEILHQMHRRLEKELSVDGIYVCPHEPSQGCVCHKPRPGLLHQAARCWDLDCRRSFLIGDRWRDIGAGRSAGCTTVLIERDYSGALGADRHVPDLSAAVDHILRVADLSPPVKAGAGGRPAAGVPFPSRSESTP
- a CDS encoding SDR family oxidoreductase, with protein sequence MRTLVTGGGGFIGSHLVDSLLAAGHEVDVLDNFCTGRRDNLGKNPMAGKVRVWEKDIAAAVEILPLFKGVDWVFHLAGLADIVPSVENPSAYFHSNVDGTLAVMEAARAARVKRFLYAASSSCYGIPDAYPTPETAPIRPRYPYALTKWLGEEIVLHWAEVYKMPAVSLRLFNVFGPRSRTTGAYGAVFGVFLAQKLNGKPFTVVGDGTQTRDFTYVTDVARAFLQAAESDLSGVPLNIGTGQCHSVNELVGLLGGGPKVRLPRRPGEPDCTHADIARVRELLGWEPLVSFAEGVRRVLERIEDWRDAPVWTAEKIQEATRSWFDSLRAT
- a CDS encoding polysaccharide biosynthesis protein, whose product is MLDEKRILVTGGTGSLGQALVRRLLSGEVGTPARITVFSRDEAKQHTMRLEYFRRQAATDEIIYEKARELLRFHVGDVRDYSAVLDAVRESEVIVHAAAMKQVPTCEYFPNEVIRTNVQGAQNVVRSIKENHTSVETVVGVSTDKACKPVNIMGMTKALQERILIQANLDGPHTRFVCVRYGNVVGSRGSVVPLFLDQIERGGPVSITVPEMTRFLLSLDRAVTTVFDALRYSEPGDTLIPKLPAARVTQIAETLIDGRDIPVVHMGIRPGEKVHEILISEEERHRASDRNEYYVIEPVLPELRPKSVRPPALRAEYSSQDVTLDGNGLRALLAPYLPPRKAFGLVA
- the wecB gene encoding UDP-N-acetylglucosamine 2-epimerase (non-hydrolyzing) translates to MRIMTVFGTRPEIIRLSLIIQRLDALCEQTLVHTGQNFDPNLSDVFFRELGLRQPDVHLDVQTGDFADQVGQILSRVGKSMTQVNPDRVLILGDTNSGLAAIVAARLGIPVFHLEAGNRCYDDRVPEEINRRIIDHSSSILMPYTHRSKENLLREGIDRDRIFVVGNPIYEVLQTYGDRAQPDIVLKRLGLNRGGYFLVTLHRAENVNDASRLANMLDGLRRLHESWEAPIVVSLHPHTADRMSRYGLQTDSNGIRLLKPLGFLDFVGLERNSRCVLTDSGTVQEECCILGIPNVTLRDVTERPETIECGSNILTGSDPDAIVRATSVALRSPAAWPVPSEYTTPQASFTVAKIVLGYHRAAQVSGAPASFEPPSSEAFGSCASSSS